The region GGTCGAGAAAAACCGGATTACGCAAATCAGGCAGGTAGGCTATCCCGGCGTGCCGATCGACCCGAAAGGCCGTCCGCAGGCATCGCCCGGCGACAAAGAGCTGAACTGCGAAGGTATGTATCTGATGCCCGGCTTCATTGATATGCACGGCCACATTGGCGGCCAGGCACAGGGTGCCAGTGCCGAGTATGTCTTTAAACTCTGGCTCGGGCACGGCATTACCACCATCCGCGACCCATCGTGCGGCAATGGCCTCGACTGGGTACTTGAGCATCGCGCCAAAAGTGACCGGAACGAAATTACCGCTCCCCGCATTAAAGCGTACACCGTTTTCGGGCAGGGGGCCAAAGAACCCATCAGCACCGTAGAGCAAGCCCGCGCCTGGGTACAGCAAAACGCAAAAAAAGGGGCCGATGGCATCAAATTTTTTGGTGCAGAACCTAATATATTCCGGGCAGCCCTGGAAGAAAACAAGAAGCTGGGATTGCGTTCGGCCTGCCACCACGCGCAGCTGGAAGTAGCCCGAATGAATGCACTGGCAACGGCCAAAGCCGGTTTGACCTCCCTCGAACACTGGTACGGTCTGCCCGAAGCCCTGTTCGACGACAAGACGGTTCAGAACTACCCCGCCAATTACAACTACAACAACGAACAGAACCGCTTTGAAGAAGCCGGGAACCTCTGGCAACAGGCCGCCAAACCCGGCACCGACCGCTGGAATAAGGTGATGGACGAACTCATTGGGCTGGATTTCACCCTCGACCCGACTTTCAACATTTACGAAGCCAACCGGGAGCTGATGCTGGCCCGGCGCGCTGAGTGGCACGACGACTACACGATGCCAAGCCTGTGGCGTTTCTACGGCCCGAGCCGGATTTCGCACGGGTCGTACTGGCATTCGTGGGGTACGGAGCAGGAGGTGGCCTGGAAGAAAAACTACCAGCTTTGGATGGCGTTTATCAACGAATACAAAAACCGG is a window of Spirosoma linguale DSM 74 DNA encoding:
- a CDS encoding amidohydrolase (PFAM: amidohydrolase; Amidohydrolase 3~KEGG: ilo:IL2101 amidohydrolase); this encodes MIRPLTHLAFILHFTFFIIHSLSAQVEKSPPRHEGDGPFGKLIIRGVTLVNSTGAPPVGPMDIVVEKNRITQIRQVGYPGVPIDPKGRPQASPGDKELNCEGMYLMPGFIDMHGHIGGQAQGASAEYVFKLWLGHGITTIRDPSCGNGLDWVLEHRAKSDRNEITAPRIKAYTVFGQGAKEPISTVEQARAWVQQNAKKGADGIKFFGAEPNIFRAALEENKKLGLRSACHHAQLEVARMNALATAKAGLTSLEHWYGLPEALFDDKTVQNYPANYNYNNEQNRFEEAGNLWQQAAKPGTDRWNKVMDELIGLDFTLDPTFNIYEANRELMLARRAEWHDDYTMPSLWRFYGPSRISHGSYWHSWGTEQEVAWKKNYQLWMAFINEYKNRGGRVTAGSDSGFIYQLYGFAYIRELELLREAGFHPLEVIRAATLKGAEALGMADQIGSVEVGKLADFVIVDQNPLANLKVLYGTGAIHLNDKNEVERVGGVTYTVKDGVVYDAKKLLADVRKLVADAKQKENFEITQPGVPAKAGKVSGGAKN